The genomic segment GAGGAACTCCGGTAATGTTTCCAAATAAAAGTCCTTTTCCAAATTCGTCAGTAATCATTAATTCTGCAGCAATAAGGATAGAAGCAGTTCCGGCAATTTCACTAAGGGATTTTACAGCAGGATAAGATCCGTCTTCGTCTTTAATATATTCAAAAGCCAAAGCTGTGATCTTTTTTTGTGCTAAAGCTTCGAAGTATTCTCTTTTTTTGTTTTTAATTGAATAGCAGAAATAATAACCGTTTCAGGATTTATCATTTCAATTTCGGCCAATGTAGGCGGCTCAACTTTTAATAAAAATGGACATCCAAAAACTCTTTTGGTGTCTTTTGTAATTTCTGCACCGGCATCTGCATATTCCTTATCGGTATAACTCGAACTTTCTCCAGCTCCAGATTCGATCATCACGCGATGACCTTCGTATGTCAGAGAATTTACGGCATCTGGCGTTAAACAGATACGACGTTCCTGATAACTTGTTTCTTTAGGAATTCCTATGAAAAGTTCTCTTTTAAAACGACCAACCTCAAGTTTTTCTTCTTGTGGTATTAATTGTTGTTTTGTAAATGGAGTTAAGGTAATTGACATGGACTGTGCAAAAAATTAAGGGTACAAATTACGTAAAAAGTTTTAAAATTAATGCAAAAATTCTGCTAATACTAAAGCTCTAATGTTAAGTTATTTTTCGTTTCTCTTGGTGTAAATTTTTACCACAAAGATTCACAAAAAAATCACAGAGGTTCACAGAGTTTTTTTAAGCTAATTTTAATTCTCTTTTTCCATCCGCCAATAATTCAATTGTAATAGTTGAAGTATCTTCCGGAAGTAAACTTGCAATTTTTTCAGACCATTCAATAAAACACCAGTTTCCGGAATATAAATAATCATCCACACCCATATCAAGCGCTTCTGTTTCTTTATTTAATCTATAGAAATCAAAATGATAAACAGTTTGATTATTAGAAGTATAATATTCATTTACCAATGAAAAAGTTGGACTGCTGGTTGCGTCTTCAACTCCTAAATTTTTGCATAATTGTTTAATGAGAGTGGTTTTTCCAACACCCATTTCGCCGTTAAAAAGAATGATTTTTTTAGGATTTGAATCTAAAATTTGCTGGGCAACTTCCTTTATTTGATCTAATGAAAAAACGATGTTCATTGTGTTTTTATTTATCTATAAGTCTCAGTCGCGGTTTTCAGTTTCCAGACTGAGACTGAAAACTGCGACTGAAAACTTTTTGTTTATTCAATTGTCTTCCGCGAAAGCGAAATTATTTTTTTGCCACAGATTAAAGGATTTTAAAGAATTTTTTAATCTGTGTTAATCTTTTTAATCTGTGGCAAAATCTATTTTTAAATCAATTTCAAGTACTCACTGTAAACTGAAAACCGAGACTGAAAACTTTATTTAGGGTTAAATACCAAAAACGGAATAATCATTTCTTCTAACGAAATTCCGCCGTGCTGATATGTGTTTTTATAATAACTTACATAATGATTATAGTTGTTTACATAAGCCAGAAAAAAATCATTTTTGGCAAAAATAAACGAACTGCTCATATTTATAGCCGGTAAACCTATTGTTTTAGGTTCTTTAACCACATAAACATCTTTTTGTTCGTATGTTAAACTACGTCCGGTTTTGTAACGCAAATTTAGACTTGTATTTTTATCTCCCACAACTTTCGACGGATTTTTTACATTAATTGTTCCGTGATCTGTGGTTAAAATCAATTTAAAGCCTAAAAGCTGTGCCTGCTGAATAATTTCTAATAAAGGCGAATTTTTAAACCAGCTCAAAGTCAAAGAACGATACGCTTTATCATCAGAAGCCAGTTCTTTTACGACCTCCATTTCGGTTTTAGCGTGCGAAAGCATATCGACGAAATTGTAAACAACCGTTACTAAATCATTGCCTTTTAAAGCTTTGAAGTTTTCGGCCAGTTTTTTTCCACC from the Flavobacterium sp. genome contains:
- the tsaE gene encoding tRNA (adenosine(37)-N6)-threonylcarbamoyltransferase complex ATPase subunit type 1 TsaE, which translates into the protein MNIVFSLDQIKEVAQQILDSNPKKIILFNGEMGVGKTTLIKQLCKNLGVEDATSSPTFSLVNEYYTSNNQTVYHFDFYRLNKETEALDMGVDDYLYSGNWCFIEWSEKIASLLPEDTSTITIELLADGKRELKLA